The genomic DNA GGCGCCCTGCCGGTGGATCTCGATGGTTCGAACGCCGATTTCGCAATTGGCTGCACTTACAAGTACCTCAATGGCGGGCCCGGCTCGCCGGCCTTCATCTATGGCGCCAAACGCCATCACGACGACATTCGCCAGCCGCTCAGCGGCTGGTGGGGGCACGCCCGGCCTTTCGCGTTCGAACAGGGTTATGCCGCCGGTACCGGCATCCGGCGGTTCCTGTGCGGCACACAGCCCGTGCTGTCGATGCGGGCGCTGAAGGGAGCGCTCGACCTTTGGGACAAGGTCGACATGAATGCCGTGCGCGGCAAGAGCATCGCCTTGACGGATCTGTTCATCCGCCTCGTCGAAGCCAGGTGCGGCGCCCTCGGCCTCGAACTGGAAAGCCCGCGCGACGGCGCCGAGCGCGGCAGCCAGGTGTCGTTCGCTCATCCCCATGGCTACCAGGTTATGCGCGCATTGATCGAGCGCGGCGTGATCGGCGATTTCCGCGCGCCGGCGACCATCCGCTTCGGCTTCACGCCGCTCTATGTCGGCTACCGCGACGTCTGGGATGCCGTCCAGGTGCTGGAAGACATCCTGCGCACCGGTGCCTGGCGGGACGCGCGCTTCGCCGTCAAGACCGCTGTGACCTGATACGAGGCAACTCGCGCCGGTTTTGCCGGATCGCACCAGCCGGAACTTGTTTCGGGCATAAAATGTCTCCGGTCGGAAGCATTGACGCGGCATCCGGCGCCGGCCATTGCTGGCGAAAGCCACGCGTTTGGGAGGGGCCGGTGCTCGATCATCGCATCACGGATTGGGACGATGCCTATGCCAACGGGGCGAACATCGCTGGCGGCGACCGCTGGCCGGCGGCCTGGCAGGCGCCGGCGCGCGCGTTTCGCGAAAGGCTTCTGGCCGAGGGCCGTGCACGGCTCGACATCGTGTATGGCGAAGCGCCGCGCAACCGGTTCGATCTCTTTCTTCCGCGCGCAACGCCGAAAGGGCTCGTGGTGTTCATTCATGGCGGCTACTGGATGGAGTCGGACAAGAGTTGCTGGTCGCACCTGGCCAACGGCGCGATCAGCAGATCCTTTGCGGTTGCCATGCCCTCCTACACGCTTTGCCCCGAAGCGCGGATCAGCGGCATCGTGGAAGAAGTCGCGGCCGCGATCGGCACGGCGGCGGCAATGGTCGATGGCCCGCTGATGCTGACGGGACATTCGGCCGGCGGACATCTCGCCAGCCGGATGATGACCACGGCCACTCCGCTGGGGTCCGAAGTGGCGCGACGCGTACGCCACATCGTTTCGATTTCGGGCGTGCACGACCTGCGGCCGATCATGTTCACAGAGATGAACGCGACGCTGGCGATCGACGAGCAGGAAGCGTCGGCCGAGAGCCCGGCGCTGTTGCGGCCCATGAACGGAACCCGTATCACCTGCTGGGCCGGCGGCGGCGAGCGCTCCGAGTTCCTGCGCCAGAGCGCCTTGCTTGCCAACATCTGGACCGGGCTCGGCGCCGCCACAAACTCGGTGGTCGAGCCGGATCGCCATCATTTCAACGTCGTCGACGGGCTCGCCGATCCGGATCATCCGCTGACCCGCACGCTGACTGCGGAATAAGAGGTCGGCTCAGCGCAGCATCAGCACGCTGCATTCGGCGCCGGCTTCGGCTGCCGGGGCAAAGGGTTCGCGCACGATCAGGCCATTGGCGTCGGCAAGCATCCTCAGCATCGAGGAATCCTGGATGCCGAACGGCGTCGCGACCAGCGTTGCGGCATCCTCGCGCACCGTTGCGCGCACATAGTCCTGCCGGAGATCGTTGGCGTTCATGGCGGCACCCAGCCGCGCCGTTCGAATATCCGGGCGATAGAGGCGGCCGCCGAGCCGCGCAAGAAGCGGCTTCAGGAAAAGCTGCGAGCAAACCAGGCTTGCCACCGGATTGCCGGGCAGGCCGATGCAGCGGATATTGCCCAGCCGGCCAAACATCAACGGTTTGCCGGGACGCATGGCGATCTTCCAGAAATCGAGCTTCATGCCTTCGCCGGTCAGCACGTCGTGGATCAGGTCATGGTCGCCGACCGAGGCGCCGCCAAGGGTGACGAGGACGTCGGCGCCTGCCGCCACGGCTTTCTTGACCAGCGCCGCGATCGCGTCATGGCGGTCGGCGGCGATGCCGAGGTCGAGGGCGCGCGCGCCAACCGACTGCGCCGTAGCTATGACGCCATAGGCGTTGGACGAGATGATCTGGTCGGGGC from Mesorhizobium sp. M1E.F.Ca.ET.045.02.1.1 includes the following:
- the kynU gene encoding kynureninase, coding for MIALPDLAEIEAMDAADPLRSMRRRFALPTGVIYLDGNSLGAASSDVFDEIEKAATGEWAHDLIRAWNTAGWFDMPVELGDRLGRLIGAGPGQTVVCDTTSINIYKVLHAALAMRPDRSVIVAEGDSFPTDLYMAEGVASTRPGTVLRLEGVDASTIEDLIDERVAVILVNHVNYKSGRLRDMAALTRRAHRAGALIVWDLCHTAGALPVDLDGSNADFAIGCTYKYLNGGPGSPAFIYGAKRHHDDIRQPLSGWWGHARPFAFEQGYAAGTGIRRFLCGTQPVLSMRALKGALDLWDKVDMNAVRGKSIALTDLFIRLVEARCGALGLELESPRDGAERGSQVSFAHPHGYQVMRALIERGVIGDFRAPATIRFGFTPLYVGYRDVWDAVQVLEDILRTGAWRDARFAVKTAVT
- a CDS encoding alpha/beta hydrolase produces the protein MLDHRITDWDDAYANGANIAGGDRWPAAWQAPARAFRERLLAEGRARLDIVYGEAPRNRFDLFLPRATPKGLVVFIHGGYWMESDKSCWSHLANGAISRSFAVAMPSYTLCPEARISGIVEEVAAAIGTAAAMVDGPLMLTGHSAGGHLASRMMTTATPLGSEVARRVRHIVSISGVHDLRPIMFTEMNATLAIDEQEASAESPALLRPMNGTRITCWAGGGERSEFLRQSALLANIWTGLGAATNSVVEPDRHHFNVVDGLADPDHPLTRTLTAE
- the glp gene encoding gephyrin-like molybdotransferase Glp, whose product is MALVPVAEALERLLDGAAALPGESVPLADAAGRVLAESVVALRTQPPFEASAMDGYAVRSADVASAPARLSVIGVAPAGRGFTGSVGDGEAVRIFTGAPLPEGADTVVIQENVRAPGGGDIEVMEPTAQGRNVRRRGLDFGQGDMLLESGRLLDPAALSLAASANHPNLDVVRQPLVAIIATGDELLPPGSELGPDQIISSNAYGVIATAQSVGARALDLGIAADRHDAIAALVKKAVAAGADVLVTLGGASVGDHDLIHDVLTGEGMKLDFWKIAMRPGKPLMFGRLGNIRCIGLPGNPVASLVCSQLFLKPLLARLGGRLYRPDIRTARLGAAMNANDLRQDYVRATVREDAATLVATPFGIQDSSMLRMLADANGLIVREPFAPAAEAGAECSVLMLR